The proteins below are encoded in one region of Spartobacteria bacterium:
- a CDS encoding methyl-accepting chemotaxis protein, which produces MRLGLGLKILFPTVFVVIVSMGLSGIISMRKAGDEFWRELEFASRHLCSSVEDGLHLFMSGTKALVTVQAADDVMVSALLTQSSYDRSLAADELRHMLEFSEAIQGVNLLNAKGDIVASSEPNATGNFSDRDYFVQAMNGSVTISEPLVSRVTGKPVCLVAAPVSSVGKVLGVLYVRVDLAKFSEAVIDPVRIGQKGYAYLVDKNGMIISHPNKEFLFKRNISDHDWGKQLLARDSGTVEYTLDGVDKLVAFSREELTGWTLGITVDRSDVLTATNAVRNTSIVAIIGGSGLICLVLFWIVRQITRDLGACVVFADAVAEGELDRELALNRGDEIGRLAKSLGIMVSKLRDLIETTRHKSEEAAEQTAIARNATIQAEEALARAEGSRKEALVYAVDQLEAIVEVVSSASSQISAQIEQSSQGALQQADRVRETATAMEEMNSTVLEVARSASGAADVAGLARNKADDGARVVEKVVAGIGQVDVQSRALKTDMDDLGRQAEGIGSILSVISDIADQTNLLALNAAIEAARAGEAGRGFAVVADEVRKLAEKTMTATQQVGEAVRNIQGGTRKNVDNVEKAVVTIVEATKLANEAEEALREIVTLVDQATDQVRSIATASEEQSSASEEITRSVDDVRRISDETSAAMRESAQAVSELANQAG; this is translated from the coding sequence ATGCGCCTTGGGCTGGGACTAAAAATTTTATTTCCAACCGTCTTTGTGGTTATCGTCAGCATGGGATTGTCCGGGATAATCTCCATGCGCAAGGCGGGTGACGAGTTTTGGCGGGAGCTTGAGTTTGCGTCCCGGCATTTGTGCTCGAGCGTCGAGGATGGCCTGCATCTTTTCATGTCCGGGACCAAGGCCTTGGTAACCGTGCAGGCAGCCGACGATGTCATGGTCTCGGCCTTGCTGACGCAGTCCTCCTATGATCGGTCCTTGGCGGCCGATGAATTGAGACACATGCTGGAATTTTCAGAGGCAATCCAAGGCGTGAATCTCCTCAACGCCAAGGGTGATATCGTGGCCAGCTCAGAACCCAACGCCACTGGCAATTTTTCGGATCGCGACTATTTTGTTCAGGCCATGAATGGGAGCGTCACGATTTCCGAGCCCTTGGTCAGTCGGGTTACGGGAAAACCCGTGTGCCTCGTGGCCGCGCCGGTGAGCTCCGTGGGCAAGGTGCTCGGAGTTCTTTACGTCCGCGTTGATTTGGCGAAATTTTCGGAGGCCGTTATTGATCCCGTGCGTATCGGCCAAAAGGGGTATGCGTATCTCGTGGACAAGAACGGAATGATCATCAGTCATCCGAACAAGGAATTTTTGTTCAAGCGTAATATCTCCGACCATGATTGGGGAAAACAGCTTCTCGCCCGCGACTCGGGAACTGTTGAATACACGCTGGATGGGGTGGACAAGCTTGTCGCTTTTTCCCGGGAGGAACTTACTGGTTGGACTCTGGGCATAACCGTCGATCGATCCGATGTGTTGACGGCAACAAACGCTGTCCGCAACACATCGATTGTGGCCATTATCGGCGGGTCCGGGCTGATTTGCCTGGTTCTTTTTTGGATTGTGCGCCAGATCACCAGGGATCTCGGTGCTTGCGTCGTTTTTGCCGATGCTGTCGCCGAAGGCGAGCTTGACCGGGAATTAGCTTTGAATCGTGGTGACGAAATTGGCAGATTGGCCAAATCCCTTGGCATCATGGTGAGTAAACTGCGCGATTTGATCGAGACGACGCGCCATAAGTCGGAGGAGGCCGCCGAACAGACCGCTATCGCTCGAAACGCCACGATTCAGGCCGAGGAAGCCCTGGCCAGGGCCGAAGGGTCTCGCAAGGAAGCGTTGGTCTACGCCGTGGATCAGCTTGAAGCCATTGTCGAGGTTGTCTCCTCGGCGTCGAGCCAGATTTCGGCACAGATCGAGCAGTCCAGTCAGGGAGCCCTACAGCAGGCTGACCGCGTGCGGGAAACAGCCACCGCGATGGAAGAGATGAATTCCACGGTGCTCGAAGTGGCCCGGAGCGCGTCTGGTGCGGCTGATGTCGCTGGCTTGGCCAGGAACAAGGCCGACGATGGAGCACGCGTGGTGGAAAAGGTGGTGGCAGGTATTGGTCAGGTTGACGTTCAGTCTCGCGCCTTGAAGACGGACATGGATGATTTGGGGCGTCAGGCCGAGGGGATAGGATCAATATTGAGTGTCATTTCGGATATTGCGGACCAAACCAATCTGTTGGCCCTGAACGCGGCAATAGAGGCTGCTCGGGCCGGGGAAGCTGGCCGGGGCTTTGCGGTCGTGGCGGATGAGGTTCGAAAATTGGCCGAAAAAACCATGACCGCGACCCAGCAAGTGGGAGAGGCCGTTCGCAATATTCAAGGTGGCACGCGCAAGAATGTGGACAACGTGGAAAAAGCAGTGGTTACTATCGTCGAGGCCACGAAATTGGCCAACGAGGCCGAGGAGGCGTTGCGCGAAATCGTGACTCTTGTCGACCAAGCCACGGATCAGGTGCGTTCCATCGCCACGGCTTCGGAAGAGCAATCTTCGGCGAGCGAGGAAATTACGCGAAGCGTGGATGATGTGCGCCGTATTTCGGACGAAACATCGGCGGCCATGCGCGAATCGGCCCAGGCCGTGTCTGAATTGGCGAATCAGGCCGGGAT
- a CDS encoding iron-containing alcohol dehydrogenase, whose amino-acid sequence MTYNFSTPKVVFGRGTRARIAGHAVRQGRRCLLVTGGNPDRHDWLHVELRETMAAVVMVRTPEEPDTLFIREQLLLARDSACDVVVAIGGGSALDTGKALAALLTNTSDLFTYLEVVGRGLPLETPSRFMIAVPTTAGSGAEVTANAVLAVPDKGLKVSLRGPAVMPDLAIVDPELAISLPSAQTAPTGLDALTQLIEAFVSNAASPLTDPLCRDGIERASRSLRLAVANGEDLDARTDLAMASLFSGMALANARLGAVHGFAAPLGGVLRVPHGVVCAALLPQVMEVNIWAMQRRDTRNQALGKYTEIARILTGNPSATPVDGVTWIRQLCSNLGIVGLGPLGLAVANLEELADKAAASSSMRGNPVPLTRDELLFILRRAM is encoded by the coding sequence ATGACATATAATTTTTCAACGCCGAAGGTTGTTTTCGGGCGCGGCACGCGAGCTAGAATCGCAGGGCATGCCGTGCGCCAGGGCCGGCGTTGTTTGCTCGTTACTGGCGGCAATCCAGATCGGCATGATTGGCTCCATGTCGAACTTCGGGAAACCATGGCCGCCGTGGTCATGGTTCGGACCCCGGAAGAGCCAGACACGTTGTTTATTCGAGAGCAACTTTTGTTGGCTCGTGACTCGGCCTGTGATGTTGTCGTGGCCATTGGTGGTGGCAGCGCGCTTGATACGGGCAAGGCCTTGGCCGCGCTCCTGACCAATACATCCGATCTTTTCACGTATCTGGAGGTGGTTGGACGTGGACTGCCTTTGGAGACGCCTTCTCGGTTCATGATCGCCGTGCCCACGACCGCTGGCAGTGGCGCCGAGGTCACGGCCAACGCGGTCTTGGCCGTACCGGACAAAGGGCTCAAAGTCAGCCTTCGTGGGCCGGCGGTAATGCCGGATCTGGCCATAGTCGATCCGGAATTGGCAATTTCCCTGCCGTCGGCACAAACTGCGCCCACCGGGTTGGATGCCTTGACCCAACTTATCGAGGCTTTTGTCTCCAATGCTGCCTCGCCTCTGACAGACCCTTTGTGTCGAGACGGTATCGAACGCGCATCCCGCTCCTTGCGTTTGGCCGTGGCGAATGGCGAGGATTTGGATGCACGCACTGATTTGGCCATGGCGAGTCTGTTTTCGGGCATGGCGTTGGCGAACGCTAGGCTCGGAGCCGTACATGGCTTCGCGGCGCCTTTGGGAGGAGTTCTGCGTGTTCCTCATGGGGTCGTTTGCGCCGCGCTTTTGCCTCAGGTCATGGAGGTCAATATTTGGGCGATGCAGCGGCGAGATACCCGCAATCAGGCGCTGGGGAAGTATACCGAAATCGCGCGAATTTTGACAGGTAATCCATCCGCCACGCCCGTGGATGGTGTAACGTGGATTCGTCAACTTTGCTCGAATCTGGGCATCGTTGGTCTGGGGCCTCTTGGCCTTGCCGTGGCTAACTTGGAAGAGCTGGCGGACAAAGCCGCGGCTTCATCGAGTATGCGCGGCAATCCCGTGCCGCTGACTCGGGACGAATTGCTGTTTATCCTGCGGAGGGCCATGTAA
- a CDS encoding DUF1456 family protein: MTNNDILRGIHHALGMPKAEIIQILALSGWNMTESDLCLFLKKEKDPGFVDCPDILLDAFLNGLIVSKRGPREYFEETESLNNNQILRKLRIALQLKDTDIVFILEKGGMHVSKSELSALFRKPAHRNYKCCQDQLLRKFLIGLRVTSREDLP, translated from the coding sequence ATGACCAACAATGACATTCTACGCGGAATTCACCATGCCCTGGGAATGCCCAAGGCTGAAATCATTCAAATTTTGGCACTATCCGGCTGGAACATGACCGAAAGCGACCTCTGCCTATTCCTAAAAAAAGAAAAGGACCCAGGTTTTGTTGACTGCCCCGACATTCTGCTCGACGCGTTCCTAAATGGATTGATAGTCTCCAAGCGAGGGCCACGAGAATATTTTGAAGAAACCGAATCATTGAATAACAACCAAATCCTGCGCAAACTCCGCATTGCCTTGCAACTCAAGGACACGGACATTGTCTTTATTCTTGAAAAAGGTGGCATGCACGTGTCGAAATCCGAACTGTCGGCATTGTTCCGCAAACCAGCGCATCGAAACTACAAATGCTGCCAGGATCAACTTTTGCGGAAATTTTTAATCGGCTTGCGCGTTACATCCAGGGAGGACCTTCCATGA